In the genome of Amyelois transitella isolate CPQ chromosome 25, ilAmyTran1.1, whole genome shotgun sequence, one region contains:
- the LOC106139648 gene encoding translation initiation factor IF-2 isoform X1, translated as MSNNAHELSNRLLNALDNNYNVVDMHAVNEIISVLERINITKELLETTRLGKHVNELRRRTTDQTLARRAKVLVKRWRDLVIPSVASPGHTGSNRSSAERAVRRLGGTPLTSPALSRQVVSPAVPSPRPLSRPAWGGYESDSQDVILVDDDPPPAPAKSEVAAAKRPPSPTPSNDEKKAKRDKKPKKRRGSVSEAAARNGGEARRRNGFRRAALEPYAALVRRLPPAGAKKVKTTKELLEEIQQRAGKSASPRSPDVMVIESESSPIKVESPLRNGGSESRVPSPAAEPEPEPEPEPEPWQPLEDYREHRECTCGEEEEDENCAAKEARLRSVVLPAHVRALHHTFLPGINGTRAPPLPHQFAVRKIEDPDRPGLFNSVVPLYKYSDYADDYCAKNMDSVPLCSHLPWTEFAPPPPDPPPPPSPPPIRPYPTYEPEIDVKKEKEDTESLEAEEDSTPGELDSKIDAEMVGLPRLEPSERLKAPLLTAEDETQFSDSGRTVVKMKLETVEEFKCASPEHRTVERTKGVVDGKELYEQCCSVRDSVPYDYDQLCSAPVVSLPESSEEVSAAVCSALLASERGERDSLARPPRPAAFAEWHECARLGGLVALPYVVID; from the exons ATGAGTAATAACGCTCATGAACTAAGTAATCGACTTCTGAATGCGTTGGATAACAATTACAAT GTTGTCGACATGCATGCTGTTAACGAAATCATATCTGTTTTGGAGAGGATCAATATCACAAAAGAGCTGTTGGAG ACCACCAGACTTGGGAAGCACGTGAACGAGCTGCGAAGGAGGACCACAGACCAGACGCTGGCGCGCCGCGCCAAGGTGCTGGTGAAGAGATGGCGGGACCTGGTGATACCCAGTGTCGCCTCGCCCGGACACACAG GTTCAAACCGGTCGTCGGCGGAGCGCGCGGTCCGGCGGCTGGGGGGGACTCCGCTCACCTCCCCCGCCTTGTCACGA CAAGTGGTCAGCCCGGCTGTTCCCAGTCCGCGACCTCTTTCGAGGCCAg CTTGGGGCGGTTACGAGTCGGACTCCCAAGATGTGATCCTGGTGGACGATGACCCGCCTCCCGCCCCGGCCAAGTCTGAAGTCGCCG ctGCTAAACGGCCGCCGTCCCCTACTCCTTCCAACGATGAGAAGAAAGCAAAACGTGACAAAAAACCTAAGAAAAGGAG GGGCTCCGTGTCGGAGGCGGCGGCGCGCAACGGCGGCGAGGCGCGGCGCCGCAACGGGTTCCGGCGCGCCGCGCTCGAGCCCTACGCCGCGCTCGTGCGCCGCCTGCCGCCCGCCGGCGCCAAGAAG gtgaaAACGACTAAGGAACTGTTGGAGGAGATCCAGCAAAGGGCCGGCAAGTCCGCCTCGCCACGCTCACCGGACGTCATGGTCATAGAGTCTGAGT CGAGTCCAATCAAAGTGGAATCTCCCTTGCGCAACGGTGGCAGCGAGTCCCGGGTTCCCTCCCCGGCGGCGGAGCCCGAGCCCGAGCCGGAGCCCGAGCCGGAGCCCTGGCAGCCGCTGGAGGACTACCGCGAGCACCGGGAGTGCACCTGCGGGGAAGAGGAGGAGGACGAGAACTGCGCCGCCAAGGAGGCCCGCCTCCGCTCCGTAGTGTTGCCGGCCCACGTCAGAGCCCTACACCACACATTCCTCCCCGGGATCAACGGGACCCGGGCCCCTCCCCTGCCTCACCAGTTCGCCGTCAGAAAGATAGAGGACCCAGACAGACCGGGACTGTTCAATAGTGTTGTGCCTCTGTATAAATATTCGGACTATGCGGACGATTATTGTGCTAAAAATATGGACAGTGTTCCCCTGTGTTCGCACTTACCGTGGACGGAGTTCGCCCCGCCGCCGCCTGACCCGCCCCCGCCGCCTTCACCGCCCCCTATAAGGCCCTATCCTACATATGAACCTGAGATAGACGTCAAGAAAGAGAAAGAAGATACGGAGTCACTCGAGGCTGAAGAAGACAGCACTCCGGGTGAATTAGATAGCAAGATCGACGCGGAAATGGTCGGTCTGCCCCGACTCGAGCCCAGCGAGAGGTTAAAAGCGCCGCTCCTGACGGCCGAAGACGAGACTCAGTTCAGTGATAGCGGCAGAACTGTTGTTAAAATGAAACTGGAAACGGTGGAGGAGTTCAAATGCGCCTCGCCCGAGCATCGGACCGTGGAGCGGACGAAAGGCGTGGTGGACGGGAAGGAGTTGTACGAACAGTGTTGTAGTGTCAGAGACTCGGTGCCGTATGACTACGATCAGTTGTGTTCGGCGCCCGTAGTGAGTTTGCCGGAGAGCAGTGAGGAAGTGAGTGCGGCGGTGTGCAGTGCTTTGTTGGCGAGCGAGCGCGGCGAGCGGGATTCGCTCGCTCGGCCGCCGCGCCCCGCCGCCTTCGCGGAGTGGCACGAGTGCGCGCGGCTGGGCGGCCTCGTGGCGCTGCCGTACGTAGTGATCGACTGA
- the LOC106139648 gene encoding translation initiation factor IF-2 isoform X2: MHAVNEIISVLERINITKELLETTRLGKHVNELRRRTTDQTLARRAKVLVKRWRDLVIPSVASPGHTGSNRSSAERAVRRLGGTPLTSPALSRQVVSPAVPSPRPLSRPAWGGYESDSQDVILVDDDPPPAPAKSEVAAAKRPPSPTPSNDEKKAKRDKKPKKRRGSVSEAAARNGGEARRRNGFRRAALEPYAALVRRLPPAGAKKVKTTKELLEEIQQRAGKSASPRSPDVMVIESESSPIKVESPLRNGGSESRVPSPAAEPEPEPEPEPEPWQPLEDYREHRECTCGEEEEDENCAAKEARLRSVVLPAHVRALHHTFLPGINGTRAPPLPHQFAVRKIEDPDRPGLFNSVVPLYKYSDYADDYCAKNMDSVPLCSHLPWTEFAPPPPDPPPPPSPPPIRPYPTYEPEIDVKKEKEDTESLEAEEDSTPGELDSKIDAEMVGLPRLEPSERLKAPLLTAEDETQFSDSGRTVVKMKLETVEEFKCASPEHRTVERTKGVVDGKELYEQCCSVRDSVPYDYDQLCSAPVVSLPESSEEVSAAVCSALLASERGERDSLARPPRPAAFAEWHECARLGGLVALPYVVID, from the exons ATGCATGCTGTTAACGAAATCATATCTGTTTTGGAGAGGATCAATATCACAAAAGAGCTGTTGGAG ACCACCAGACTTGGGAAGCACGTGAACGAGCTGCGAAGGAGGACCACAGACCAGACGCTGGCGCGCCGCGCCAAGGTGCTGGTGAAGAGATGGCGGGACCTGGTGATACCCAGTGTCGCCTCGCCCGGACACACAG GTTCAAACCGGTCGTCGGCGGAGCGCGCGGTCCGGCGGCTGGGGGGGACTCCGCTCACCTCCCCCGCCTTGTCACGA CAAGTGGTCAGCCCGGCTGTTCCCAGTCCGCGACCTCTTTCGAGGCCAg CTTGGGGCGGTTACGAGTCGGACTCCCAAGATGTGATCCTGGTGGACGATGACCCGCCTCCCGCCCCGGCCAAGTCTGAAGTCGCCG ctGCTAAACGGCCGCCGTCCCCTACTCCTTCCAACGATGAGAAGAAAGCAAAACGTGACAAAAAACCTAAGAAAAGGAG GGGCTCCGTGTCGGAGGCGGCGGCGCGCAACGGCGGCGAGGCGCGGCGCCGCAACGGGTTCCGGCGCGCCGCGCTCGAGCCCTACGCCGCGCTCGTGCGCCGCCTGCCGCCCGCCGGCGCCAAGAAG gtgaaAACGACTAAGGAACTGTTGGAGGAGATCCAGCAAAGGGCCGGCAAGTCCGCCTCGCCACGCTCACCGGACGTCATGGTCATAGAGTCTGAGT CGAGTCCAATCAAAGTGGAATCTCCCTTGCGCAACGGTGGCAGCGAGTCCCGGGTTCCCTCCCCGGCGGCGGAGCCCGAGCCCGAGCCGGAGCCCGAGCCGGAGCCCTGGCAGCCGCTGGAGGACTACCGCGAGCACCGGGAGTGCACCTGCGGGGAAGAGGAGGAGGACGAGAACTGCGCCGCCAAGGAGGCCCGCCTCCGCTCCGTAGTGTTGCCGGCCCACGTCAGAGCCCTACACCACACATTCCTCCCCGGGATCAACGGGACCCGGGCCCCTCCCCTGCCTCACCAGTTCGCCGTCAGAAAGATAGAGGACCCAGACAGACCGGGACTGTTCAATAGTGTTGTGCCTCTGTATAAATATTCGGACTATGCGGACGATTATTGTGCTAAAAATATGGACAGTGTTCCCCTGTGTTCGCACTTACCGTGGACGGAGTTCGCCCCGCCGCCGCCTGACCCGCCCCCGCCGCCTTCACCGCCCCCTATAAGGCCCTATCCTACATATGAACCTGAGATAGACGTCAAGAAAGAGAAAGAAGATACGGAGTCACTCGAGGCTGAAGAAGACAGCACTCCGGGTGAATTAGATAGCAAGATCGACGCGGAAATGGTCGGTCTGCCCCGACTCGAGCCCAGCGAGAGGTTAAAAGCGCCGCTCCTGACGGCCGAAGACGAGACTCAGTTCAGTGATAGCGGCAGAACTGTTGTTAAAATGAAACTGGAAACGGTGGAGGAGTTCAAATGCGCCTCGCCCGAGCATCGGACCGTGGAGCGGACGAAAGGCGTGGTGGACGGGAAGGAGTTGTACGAACAGTGTTGTAGTGTCAGAGACTCGGTGCCGTATGACTACGATCAGTTGTGTTCGGCGCCCGTAGTGAGTTTGCCGGAGAGCAGTGAGGAAGTGAGTGCGGCGGTGTGCAGTGCTTTGTTGGCGAGCGAGCGCGGCGAGCGGGATTCGCTCGCTCGGCCGCCGCGCCCCGCCGCCTTCGCGGAGTGGCACGAGTGCGCGCGGCTGGGCGGCCTCGTGGCGCTGCCGTACGTAGTGATCGACTGA